The Streptomyces sp. NBC_01268 genome window below encodes:
- a CDS encoding S-methyl-5'-thioadenosine phosphorylase, which translates to MTSDVFADIGVIGGSGFYSFLDDVTEVPVDTPYGSPSDSLFLGELAGRQVAFLPRHGRGHSVPPHRINYRANLWALRSVGVRQVLGPCAVGGLREEYGPGTLVVPDQLVDRTKTRAQTYFDGEPRPDGAVPNVVHVSFADPYCPDGRKVALKAARGRGWDPVDGGTMVVVEGPRFSTRAESRWHAATGWSVVGMTGHPEAVLARELGLCYTSFALVTDLDAGAETGDGVSHSEVLRVFGENVGRLRDVLFDAVGALPATTDRDCLCSRAHDGWDLGIELP; encoded by the coding sequence ATGACGAGCGACGTGTTCGCGGACATCGGTGTCATCGGCGGTTCGGGGTTCTACTCCTTCCTGGACGATGTGACCGAGGTGCCGGTCGACACCCCGTACGGCAGCCCCAGCGACTCCCTCTTCCTCGGCGAGCTCGCCGGCCGGCAGGTCGCCTTCCTCCCCCGGCACGGCCGCGGCCACAGCGTGCCGCCGCACCGGATCAACTACCGCGCCAACCTCTGGGCCCTGCGCTCGGTCGGCGTCCGGCAGGTCCTCGGGCCCTGCGCGGTGGGCGGCCTGCGCGAGGAGTACGGCCCCGGCACCCTCGTCGTGCCCGACCAACTGGTCGACCGGACGAAGACCCGCGCACAGACCTACTTCGACGGGGAGCCACGCCCGGACGGGGCCGTCCCGAACGTGGTCCACGTGAGCTTCGCCGACCCCTACTGCCCCGACGGACGCAAGGTCGCCCTGAAGGCCGCCCGGGGTCGGGGCTGGGACCCCGTCGACGGCGGCACCATGGTCGTCGTCGAGGGCCCCCGCTTCTCCACGCGCGCCGAGTCGCGGTGGCACGCGGCCACGGGCTGGTCGGTGGTCGGCATGACCGGCCACCCCGAGGCCGTCCTCGCCCGGGAACTGGGACTCTGCTACACCTCCTTCGCACTGGTGACGGACCTGGACGCGGGTGCGGAGACGGGGGACGGCGTCTCGCACTCCGAGGTACTGCGGGTGTTCGGCGAGAACGTGGGCCGGCTGCGTGACGTGCTCTTCGACGCGGTGGGCGCGCTCCCCGCGACGACCGACCGGGACTGCCTGTGCTCCCGGGCCCACGACGGGTGGGACCTGGGGATCGAACTGCCCTGA
- a CDS encoding penicillin acylase family protein: MPSNTTAPPAKKKGRRARLIVLVLVLALVAGIGYGAYWGVSTVRGSFPQTTGTLRLDKLSGPVEVKRDAYGVPQIYADNEADLFRAQGYVQAQDRFYEMDVRRHMTAGRLSEMFGKSQVDTDAFLRTLGWRQVAQQEYDKVLSADTKKNLQAYAEGVNAYLKDRDPSDVSVEYAALAFTNDYAIEPWTPVDSVAWLKAMAWDLRGNMQDEIDRSLMTSRLTAQQIKDLYPGYPYELHQPIVPQGAVDKVTGKFDPQAEAHGSDGGGSGADALSGTRSQLSALSDALDEIPALLGPNGNGIGSNSWVVSGKYTTSGKPLLANDPHLAPMLPSLWYQMGLHCRSVSATCRYDVAGYTFSGTPGVIIGHNDSVAWGFTNLGADVTDLYLEKVGDQGYVVDGKVKPFRTREETIKVAGGGDRTITVRSTEHGPLVSDRSTELEKVGKHAPVGNAAPDRGTGYGVALRWTALQPGKSMDAVFELNRAKDFKSFRAAAKNFEVPSQNLIYADTEGHIGYQSPGKIPVRTKGDGTLPAPGWDSSYDWKGYIPFDELPYEYDPARGYVVTANQAVIDEKKYPYLLTKDWGYGSRSQRINDLIESKIKDGGKISPDDMQTMQMDNRSEIATLLNPLLLKIDISDPQVREAQKLLEGWDYTQEPDSAAAAYFNAVWRNVLKLAFGEKLPKELRVEGECINVRRADSTGPVDEQNKLVRECGERDADSAQPDGGDRWYEVVRPLLKQDKNDWWKTPGDRLNAPTETRDQLLAQAMKDARWELTAKLGKDVSTWSWGRLHQLTLKNQTLGTAGPGFVQSLLNRGPWNLGGGEAAVDATGWNAAGGYDVIWVPSMRMVVNVGDWDKSRWINLSGASGHAFNSHYTDQTDKWVKGELLDWPYGKAAVDTAAKDTLTLQP; this comes from the coding sequence ATGCCCTCCAACACGACCGCGCCTCCCGCCAAGAAGAAAGGGCGGCGTGCCCGCCTGATCGTTCTCGTCCTGGTCCTCGCTCTGGTCGCGGGCATCGGGTACGGGGCGTACTGGGGCGTCAGCACCGTCCGGGGCTCGTTCCCGCAGACCACGGGCACCCTCCGGCTCGACAAGCTCTCCGGACCGGTCGAGGTGAAGCGCGACGCTTACGGCGTCCCGCAGATCTACGCCGACAACGAGGCCGACCTCTTCCGCGCCCAGGGCTACGTCCAGGCCCAGGACCGCTTCTACGAGATGGACGTCCGCCGTCACATGACGGCCGGCCGCCTCTCCGAGATGTTCGGCAAGAGCCAGGTCGACACCGACGCCTTCCTGCGCACGCTCGGCTGGCGGCAGGTCGCACAGCAGGAGTACGACAAGGTCCTGTCGGCGGACACCAAGAAGAATCTCCAGGCGTACGCCGAGGGCGTCAACGCCTATCTCAAGGACCGGGACCCGTCGGACGTCTCCGTCGAGTACGCGGCCCTGGCCTTCACCAACGACTACGCGATCGAGCCGTGGACCCCGGTCGACTCGGTGGCCTGGCTCAAGGCGATGGCCTGGGACCTGCGCGGCAACATGCAGGACGAGATCGACCGTTCGCTGATGACCAGCAGGCTCACGGCGCAGCAGATCAAGGACCTCTACCCGGGCTACCCGTACGAGCTCCACCAGCCGATCGTCCCGCAGGGCGCCGTCGACAAGGTCACCGGGAAGTTCGACCCCCAGGCCGAGGCCCACGGCTCCGACGGCGGCGGCAGCGGCGCGGACGCGCTCAGCGGCACCCGGTCGCAGCTCTCCGCGCTCTCCGACGCCCTCGACGAGATCCCCGCGCTGCTCGGCCCCAACGGCAATGGCATCGGCTCGAACTCCTGGGTCGTCTCCGGGAAGTACACGACCTCCGGCAAGCCGCTGCTCGCCAACGACCCGCACCTCGCGCCGATGCTGCCGTCCCTCTGGTACCAGATGGGCCTGCACTGCCGCTCCGTCTCGGCCACCTGCCGCTACGACGTCGCCGGCTACACCTTCTCCGGCACCCCCGGCGTGATCATCGGCCACAACGACTCCGTCGCCTGGGGCTTCACCAACCTCGGCGCCGACGTCACCGACCTCTACCTGGAGAAGGTCGGCGATCAGGGCTACGTCGTCGACGGCAAGGTCAAGCCGTTCCGGACCCGTGAGGAGACCATCAAGGTCGCCGGCGGCGGCGACCGCACCATCACGGTCCGCTCCACCGAGCACGGACCGCTGGTCTCCGACCGCTCCACCGAGCTGGAGAAGGTCGGCAAGCACGCCCCCGTCGGCAACGCCGCCCCCGACCGCGGCACCGGCTACGGCGTCGCGCTGCGCTGGACCGCGCTCCAGCCCGGCAAGTCGATGGACGCCGTCTTCGAGCTCAACCGCGCCAAGGACTTCAAGAGCTTCCGCGCCGCGGCCAAGAACTTCGAGGTCCCGTCCCAGAACCTGATCTACGCCGACACCGAAGGCCACATCGGCTACCAGTCGCCCGGCAAGATCCCGGTCCGCACCAAGGGCGACGGCACCCTGCCCGCGCCCGGCTGGGACTCCTCGTACGACTGGAAGGGCTACATCCCCTTCGACGAGCTGCCCTACGAGTACGACCCGGCGCGCGGCTACGTCGTGACCGCCAACCAGGCCGTCATCGACGAGAAGAAGTACCCCTACCTCCTCACCAAGGACTGGGGCTACGGCTCGCGCAGCCAGCGGATCAACGACCTCATCGAGTCGAAGATCAAGGACGGCGGCAAGATCTCGCCGGACGACATGCAGACCATGCAGATGGACAACCGCAGCGAGATCGCCACCCTGCTCAACCCGCTGCTGCTGAAGATCGACATCTCCGACCCGCAGGTCCGCGAGGCGCAGAAGCTGCTGGAGGGCTGGGACTACACCCAGGAGCCCGACTCGGCGGCCGCCGCGTACTTCAACGCGGTCTGGCGCAACGTCCTCAAGCTGGCCTTCGGCGAGAAGCTGCCCAAGGAGCTGCGCGTCGAGGGCGAGTGCATCAACGTGCGCCGGGCCGACTCCACCGGACCGGTCGACGAGCAGAACAAGCTGGTCCGCGAGTGCGGCGAGCGCGATGCCGACTCGGCGCAGCCGGACGGCGGCGACCGCTGGTACGAGGTGGTCCGCCCGCTGCTCAAGCAGGACAAGAACGACTGGTGGAAGACGCCGGGCGACCGGCTGAACGCCCCCACCGAGACCCGTGACCAGCTGCTCGCGCAGGCCATGAAGGACGCCCGCTGGGAGCTGACCGCCAAGCTGGGCAAGGACGTCTCGACCTGGAGCTGGGGCCGGCTGCACCAGCTGACCCTGAAGAACCAGACCCTCGGCACCGCGGGTCCCGGCTTCGTGCAGTCGCTGCTCAACCGCGGCCCGTGGAACCTGGGCGGCGGCGAGGCGGCCGTCGACGCCACCGGCTGGAACGCGGCCGGCGGCTACGACGTGATCTGGGTGCCGTCGATGCGGATGGTCGTCAACGTCGGCGACTGGGACAAGTCCCGGTGGATCAACCTCTCCGGAGCCTCCGGCCACGCGTTCAACAGCCACTACACGGATCAGACCGACAAGTGGGTGAAGGGCGAGCTGCTGGACTGGCCGTACGGCAAGGCGGCGGTCGACACCGCCGCCAAGGACACCCTGACGCTCCAGCCGTAG
- the mscL gene encoding large conductance mechanosensitive channel protein MscL yields the protein MAPHTAHKTKGTTVSAKKESVLDGFKAFLMRGNVIDLAVAVVIGAAFTNIVNSVVKGIINPIVGAFGTKNLESYKSCLKDPCKVVNGEMQGIQLEWGLVLSAILSFIITAAVVYFLMVLPMAKVLAKRAAHDKAKEGVQETLEISELEVLKEIRDTLVAQRGPSSGSSTGAHPTS from the coding sequence ATGGCTCCGCACACTGCACACAAGACGAAGGGCACCACGGTGAGCGCGAAGAAGGAAAGCGTGCTGGACGGCTTCAAGGCCTTCCTCATGCGGGGGAATGTCATCGACCTGGCCGTGGCGGTCGTCATCGGCGCCGCGTTCACCAACATCGTGAACTCGGTGGTGAAGGGCATCATCAACCCGATCGTCGGCGCCTTCGGCACCAAGAACCTGGAGAGCTACAAGTCCTGCCTCAAGGACCCCTGCAAGGTCGTCAACGGAGAGATGCAGGGCATCCAGCTGGAGTGGGGCCTGGTCCTCAGCGCCATCCTCAGCTTCATCATCACCGCGGCCGTCGTCTACTTCCTGATGGTGCTGCCCATGGCGAAGGTGCTGGCCAAGCGCGCTGCGCACGACAAGGCGAAGGAAGGCGTCCAGGAGACCCTGGAGATCAGCGAGCTGGAGGTCCTCAAGGAGATCCGCGACACCCTCGTCGCCCAGCGGGGCCCGTCCTCCGGTTCGAGCACCGGGGCGCACCCCACCTCCTGA
- a CDS encoding FmdB family zinc ribbon protein, with protein MPTYQYQCTECGEGLEAVQKFTDDALTECPNCKGRLKKVFSAVGIVFKGSGFYRNDSRGASSSSSPAASKSSSSSSSTSSSSPSSTPSSSSSSDSKPAASSSSTSAA; from the coding sequence GTGCCGACCTACCAGTACCAGTGCACCGAGTGCGGCGAGGGCCTCGAGGCGGTGCAGAAGTTCACGGATGACGCTCTGACCGAGTGCCCGAACTGCAAGGGACGCCTGAAGAAGGTGTTCTCGGCCGTCGGCATCGTGTTCAAGGGTTCCGGCTTCTACCGGAACGACAGCCGCGGTGCGTCGTCCAGCAGCTCGCCGGCCGCGTCGAAGTCCTCTTCGTCGTCGTCCTCCACTTCGTCGTCGTCTCCTTCGTCGACCCCCTCGTCTTCGTCCTCCTCGGACTCGAAGCCGGCGGCCTCGTCGAGCTCCACCTCGGCGGCCTGA
- the galU gene encoding UTP--glucose-1-phosphate uridylyltransferase GalU, with the protein MTQTPPLTKAVIPAAGLGTRFLPATKATPKEMLPVVDKPAIQYVVEEAVAAGLSDVLMITGRNKRPLEDHFDRNYELEEALSRKGDEERLARVQESSDLATMHYVRQGDPRGLGHAVLCAAPHVGDEPFAVLLGDDLIDPRDPLLARMVEARERFGGSVVALMEVEPSQIHLYGCAAVGPTGDADVVKVTGLVEKPDPEEAPSNYAVIGRYVLDPAVFAILRETEPGRGGEIQLTDALQKLVQDERVGGPVHGVVFKGRRYDTGDRGDYLRAIVRLACEREDLGPDFRTWLRRYVNEEM; encoded by the coding sequence ATGACGCAGACGCCGCCCCTCACCAAGGCTGTCATCCCTGCCGCCGGCCTCGGCACCCGGTTCCTTCCGGCGACCAAGGCGACGCCGAAGGAGATGCTCCCGGTCGTCGACAAACCGGCGATCCAGTACGTCGTCGAGGAGGCCGTCGCGGCCGGGCTCTCGGACGTCCTGATGATCACCGGCCGCAACAAGCGGCCCCTGGAGGACCACTTCGACCGGAACTACGAGCTGGAGGAGGCGCTGAGCCGCAAGGGCGACGAGGAACGCCTCGCGCGGGTCCAGGAGTCCAGCGACCTGGCGACCATGCACTACGTGCGCCAGGGTGATCCGCGCGGCCTCGGCCACGCCGTGCTGTGCGCGGCGCCGCACGTGGGCGACGAGCCGTTCGCCGTGCTCCTGGGCGACGACCTGATCGACCCGCGCGACCCGCTCCTCGCGCGGATGGTCGAGGCGCGCGAGCGCTTCGGCGGCAGCGTCGTCGCGCTGATGGAGGTCGAGCCCTCCCAGATCCACCTCTACGGCTGCGCGGCGGTCGGCCCGACCGGTGACGCGGACGTGGTGAAGGTGACGGGCCTGGTGGAGAAGCCGGACCCGGAGGAGGCGCCCAGCAACTACGCGGTCATCGGGCGCTACGTCCTGGACCCGGCCGTCTTCGCCATACTGCGGGAGACCGAGCCGGGACGCGGCGGGGAGATCCAGCTCACCGACGCGCTGCAGAAGCTGGTCCAGGACGAGCGGGTCGGCGGCCCGGTGCACGGCGTGGTCTTCAAGGGCCGCCGCTACGACACCGGGGACCGCGGGGACTATCTGCGTGCCATTGTCAGACTGGCGTGCGAACGTGAAGATCTGGGACCGGACTTCCGGACCTGGCTCCGCAGGTACGTCAACGAGGAGATGTAG
- a CDS encoding MFS transporter codes for MESTVVPEKRPGYGRLLRTPGALSFLLPGFAARQPFAMLTIGIVLLVQHTTGSYGSAGAVAAVTGVSMALFAPQSGKLADRFGQRAVLVPGVLVHTASVSLLVALALAGAPLWALFLAAVPAGASVPQVGPMVRARWAAKLDGTPLMPTAAAFESVTDEFTFVVGPVLATALCTGIHPAAGLIAEAALTLVGGLFFAAQRSTQPAFGLTAAAGQADGAPHRSALSIPGVRVLAIAFLGIGSVFGGMQVSLTAFSEEIGNPGANGLLYGIFAAGNMLAGIAMGAVAWKIGPRRRLILGYVGLTVAASLLWTTHSVLLLGALGLVVGLCIAPALITGYTIVETLVPRTSRTEAFTWLTGAVALGQAAAVTVAGRLADAHGASTGFLVPMAGTVLALVTLLALRSRLQPHATGRVAARGIGHRVPVTVD; via the coding sequence GTGGAGTCCACGGTCGTCCCCGAGAAGCGGCCCGGATACGGCAGGCTGCTGCGCACTCCGGGAGCTCTCTCCTTCCTTCTGCCGGGCTTCGCCGCCCGGCAGCCCTTCGCGATGCTGACCATCGGCATCGTGCTGCTCGTCCAGCACACCACCGGCTCCTACGGCAGCGCCGGTGCCGTCGCCGCCGTGACCGGCGTCTCGATGGCGCTGTTCGCCCCGCAGAGCGGCAAGCTGGCCGACCGCTTCGGCCAGCGGGCCGTCCTCGTCCCCGGTGTGCTCGTCCACACCGCCTCGGTCTCCCTCCTCGTCGCACTGGCCCTGGCCGGCGCCCCGCTGTGGGCCCTGTTCCTCGCGGCCGTCCCCGCCGGCGCCTCGGTGCCGCAGGTCGGGCCCATGGTCCGGGCCCGCTGGGCCGCCAAGCTGGACGGCACGCCCCTGATGCCGACCGCCGCGGCCTTCGAATCGGTCACCGACGAGTTCACCTTCGTCGTCGGCCCGGTCCTCGCCACCGCCCTGTGCACCGGTATCCACCCGGCGGCCGGCCTGATCGCCGAGGCCGCCCTCACCCTGGTCGGCGGCCTGTTCTTCGCCGCCCAGCGCAGCACCCAGCCCGCCTTCGGCCTGACCGCCGCGGCCGGCCAGGCGGACGGCGCACCGCACCGCTCGGCCCTGTCCATCCCCGGCGTCCGGGTCCTCGCCATCGCCTTCCTGGGCATCGGCTCGGTCTTCGGCGGCATGCAGGTCTCGCTCACCGCCTTCAGCGAGGAGATCGGCAACCCCGGCGCCAACGGTCTGCTGTACGGCATCTTCGCCGCCGGCAACATGCTCGCCGGCATCGCCATGGGCGCCGTCGCCTGGAAGATCGGCCCCCGCCGCCGACTGATCCTCGGCTACGTCGGCCTCACCGTCGCCGCCTCCCTCCTGTGGACCACGCACTCCGTCCTGCTGCTCGGCGCCCTCGGCCTCGTCGTGGGTCTGTGCATCGCCCCGGCGCTGATCACCGGCTACACGATCGTCGAGACCCTGGTCCCGCGCACGTCCCGCACCGAGGCCTTCACCTGGCTCACCGGCGCCGTGGCCCTGGGCCAGGCCGCCGCCGTCACGGTCGCCGGCCGACTGGCCGACGCCCACGGCGCGAGCACCGGATTCCTGGTCCCGATGGCGGGCACCGTGCTCGCCCTCGTCACCCTGCTCGCCCTGCGCTCGCGGCTCCAGCCGCACGCGACGGGCCGCGTCGCCGCGCGTGGCATCGGTCACCGAGTTCCCGTGACGGTGGACTGA
- a CDS encoding DUF6755 family protein, protein MTDTPFPKDPAAPPQPPETPQELPPRPAYTPGSAQPRLNRPVHERYPQIRPTSGYGDPRIRNTGPGPGAGTEQEPERSSKLTARLVLALTVVVGQLWGLTIVVDEWMSGDTGTAWWGAGFLVLSFLVVLGLWMLDPKDR, encoded by the coding sequence ATGACCGACACCCCGTTCCCCAAGGACCCGGCCGCCCCGCCCCAGCCGCCGGAGACCCCGCAGGAGCTCCCGCCCCGGCCCGCCTACACCCCCGGCAGCGCCCAGCCGCGTCTCAACCGCCCGGTCCATGAGCGCTACCCCCAGATCCGCCCCACCAGCGGTTACGGCGACCCCCGGATCCGGAACACCGGCCCCGGCCCGGGCGCCGGGACCGAGCAGGAGCCGGAACGCTCCTCCAAGCTCACCGCCCGCCTGGTGCTCGCCCTCACCGTCGTCGTGGGCCAGCTGTGGGGCCTGACGATCGTGGTCGACGAGTGGATGTCCGGCGACACCGGGACCGCCTGGTGGGGGGCGGGCTTCCTGGTCCTGTCCTTCCTCGTCGTCCTCGGCCTGTGGATGCTCGACCCGAAGGACCGCTGA
- a CDS encoding 4Fe-4S dicluster domain-containing protein: protein MMGRTIFIDPGRCIGCQACVSACRECDSHRGKSMIHLDYPEEGRSVASLPTVCMHCEDPVAPCAEVCPADAILVTADGVVQQADTTRCIGCANCVNACPFGVPKIDLQAKLQMKCNLCYDRTAYGLAPMCATVCPTGALFYGTLEELRAERPGVQVADSFTFGSTTISTGVAMVVPADKVQWPVPGGLPIVEVNGVDVR, encoded by the coding sequence ATGATGGGCCGCACCATCTTCATCGACCCGGGCCGCTGCATCGGCTGCCAGGCCTGCGTCTCCGCCTGCCGCGAGTGCGACTCGCACCGCGGCAAGTCGATGATCCACCTGGACTACCCCGAAGAGGGGCGCTCCGTCGCCTCCCTTCCCACCGTCTGCATGCACTGCGAGGACCCCGTCGCCCCGTGCGCCGAGGTATGCCCCGCCGACGCCATCCTCGTCACCGCCGACGGCGTCGTGCAGCAGGCCGACACCACCCGCTGCATCGGCTGCGCCAACTGCGTCAACGCCTGCCCCTTCGGCGTACCGAAGATCGACCTCCAGGCGAAGCTGCAGATGAAGTGCAACCTCTGCTACGACCGCACCGCCTACGGACTCGCCCCCATGTGCGCCACGGTCTGTCCCACCGGCGCCCTCTTCTACGGCACCCTCGAGGAGCTGCGCGCCGAACGCCCCGGCGTCCAGGTCGCCGACTCCTTCACCTTCGGCTCCACGACCATCTCCACCGGCGTGGCGATGGTCGTCCCCGCCGACAAGGTCCAATGGCCCGTCCCCGGCGGTCTCCCCATCGTCGAAGTCAACGGAGTGGACGTCCGATGA
- a CDS encoding QcrA and Rieske domain-containing protein — MSLTQQPSDNGAEAPDAAQAALHDRISADSLTTRRDYLRIVATVSGGLAVGGIGVASGILHRHGDSDGAPQPKRIADSLPPGESLAFRYPEEEDRAVAVRLEDGTLAGYSAVCTHLACAVLWRKDRGNEGELYCPCHEGVFDARTGEVTAGPPPRPLPKVLLVEEADGSVWAVGTTRSGESVQEGLCRQLGETRPELAGRLGCPGATEGSPLGSTLERSRRT, encoded by the coding sequence ATGAGCCTCACCCAGCAGCCCTCCGACAACGGCGCCGAAGCACCCGACGCCGCCCAGGCCGCCCTGCACGACCGCATCTCCGCCGACTCCCTCACCACCCGCCGCGACTACCTGCGGATCGTCGCCACCGTCTCCGGCGGCCTCGCCGTCGGCGGCATCGGCGTCGCCTCCGGCATCCTGCACCGGCACGGCGACAGCGACGGGGCACCCCAGCCGAAGAGGATCGCCGACTCGCTCCCGCCCGGCGAGTCCCTCGCCTTCCGCTACCCGGAGGAAGAGGACCGCGCCGTCGCCGTCCGCCTGGAGGACGGCACCCTCGCCGGCTACTCGGCCGTCTGTACCCACCTCGCCTGCGCCGTGCTCTGGCGCAAGGACCGGGGGAACGAGGGCGAGCTGTACTGCCCCTGCCACGAGGGAGTCTTCGACGCCCGCACCGGGGAGGTGACCGCGGGCCCGCCGCCCCGGCCGCTTCCCAAGGTGCTCCTGGTCGAGGAGGCCGACGGAAGCGTCTGGGCCGTCGGCACCACACGCTCCGGCGAGAGCGTCCAGGAGGGCCTTTGCCGCCAGCTCGGCGAGACCCGCCCCGAACTCGCCGGCCGCCTCGGCTGCCCGGGTGCCACCGAAGGCAGCCCGCTCGGCAGCACCCTGGAGAGGAGCCGCCGGACATGA
- a CDS encoding potassium/proton antiporter, translating into MTVHQLNELLLICSLVLLIAVAAVRISSRSGLPSLLLYLGIGVAIGQDGIGNVAFDNAELTQVIGYAALVVILAEGGLGTKWKEIKPALPAAVVLSTVGVAVSVGITAAAAHYLVGLEWQQALIIGAVVSSTDAAAVFSVLRKVPLPSRVTGVLEAESGFNDAPVVILVVAFSTVGPVDAWYLLVGEIALELAIGVAVGLTVGFLGAYGLRHIALPASGLYPIAVMAIAVVAYAAGAMAHGSGFLAVYLASMVLGNAKLPHAPANRGFAEGLGWIAQIGMFVLLGLLVTPHELVNDFWPAVVIGLVLTMVARPMEVFVSLLPFRIPWQEQALMSWAGLRGAVPIILATIPMVSGIEGSERIFNIVFVLVVVYTLVQGPTLPWLAKALKLGDSAEAADLGVESAPLERLRGHLLSVAIPEGSKMHGVEVAELRLPPGAAVTLVVREATSFVPGPATVLRRGDELLVVATDPVRDATERRLRAVGQGGKLAGWLGTGGGGATAVTAPSRHRGPFSNPFRRTSG; encoded by the coding sequence CTGACTGTCCACCAGCTCAACGAACTCCTGCTCATCTGCTCGCTCGTACTGCTCATCGCTGTCGCAGCGGTGCGGATCTCCTCCCGGAGCGGGCTCCCCAGCCTGCTGCTCTATCTCGGGATCGGGGTCGCCATAGGGCAGGACGGCATCGGCAACGTCGCCTTCGACAACGCCGAATTGACCCAGGTGATCGGCTATGCCGCACTTGTCGTGATCCTGGCCGAGGGTGGCCTGGGCACCAAGTGGAAGGAGATCAAACCCGCGTTGCCCGCGGCGGTCGTACTGTCGACCGTCGGCGTCGCGGTGAGCGTGGGCATCACGGCCGCGGCCGCGCACTACCTCGTCGGCCTGGAATGGCAGCAGGCCCTCATCATCGGCGCCGTCGTCTCCTCCACCGACGCCGCCGCCGTCTTCTCCGTCCTCCGCAAGGTGCCGCTGCCCTCCCGGGTCACCGGCGTCCTGGAGGCCGAGTCCGGATTCAACGACGCCCCCGTCGTCATCCTGGTCGTCGCCTTCTCCACCGTCGGACCCGTCGACGCCTGGTACCTCCTCGTCGGCGAGATCGCCCTGGAGCTCGCCATCGGCGTCGCCGTCGGCCTGACCGTCGGCTTCCTCGGCGCCTATGGCCTGCGCCACATCGCGCTGCCCGCCTCCGGCCTCTACCCGATCGCCGTCATGGCCATCGCCGTCGTCGCCTACGCCGCCGGCGCCATGGCCCACGGCTCCGGCTTCCTCGCCGTCTACCTGGCCTCCATGGTGCTCGGCAACGCCAAGCTGCCGCACGCCCCCGCCAACCGCGGCTTCGCCGAGGGGCTCGGCTGGATCGCCCAGATCGGCATGTTCGTCCTGCTCGGCCTGCTCGTCACCCCGCACGAGCTGGTCAACGACTTCTGGCCGGCCGTCGTCATCGGCCTCGTCCTCACCATGGTCGCCCGCCCCATGGAGGTCTTCGTCAGCCTCCTTCCGTTCCGCATCCCCTGGCAGGAGCAGGCCCTGATGTCCTGGGCCGGCCTGCGCGGAGCCGTGCCCATCATCCTCGCCACCATCCCGATGGTGTCCGGGATCGAGGGCAGCGAGCGGATCTTCAACATCGTCTTCGTACTGGTCGTCGTCTACACCCTGGTCCAGGGCCCGACCCTGCCCTGGCTGGCCAAGGCCCTCAAGCTGGGCGACTCGGCCGAGGCCGCCGACCTCGGCGTCGAGTCCGCCCCCCTGGAGCGACTGCGCGGACACCTCCTCTCCGTGGCCATCCCGGAGGGCTCCAAGATGCACGGCGTCGAGGTCGCCGAGCTCCGGCTGCCCCCCGGTGCGGCCGTCACCCTGGTCGTCCGGGAGGCCACCAGCTTCGTTCCCGGCCCCGCCACCGTGCTGCGCCGTGGCGACGAGCTCCTGGTGGTCGCCACCGACCCGGTGCGGGACGCCACCGAGCGCCGACTGCGCGCGGTCGGCCAGGGCGGCAAGCTGGCCGGCTGGCTGGGCACGGGGGGCGGCGGCGCCACCGCTGTCACCGCCCCGTCCCGCCATCGGGGCCCCTTTTCGAACCCCTTCCGGCGAACATCCGGTTAA
- a CDS encoding 5-formyltetrahydrofolate cyclo-ligase codes for MRRALLGARAELPPDATARAAELLARSALQLAELAGARTVAAYVSVGREPGTRALLDALRERGVRVLLPVLLPDNDLDWALYEGPERLAKAGRGLLEPVGERLGPEAVCAADTVLLPGLAVDARGMRLGRGGGSYDRVLARLVRAGAQPALVVLLYANEVVARVPEEPHDHPVHAVVTPEGVRRFAP; via the coding sequence TTGCGCCGCGCGCTCCTGGGCGCCCGCGCCGAGTTGCCCCCCGACGCCACCGCGCGGGCCGCCGAGCTCCTCGCGCGGTCCGCCCTGCAGCTCGCCGAGCTCGCCGGGGCCCGCACGGTCGCCGCCTACGTCTCCGTGGGGCGCGAACCCGGCACCCGCGCGCTGCTCGACGCGCTGCGCGAGCGGGGCGTACGGGTCCTGCTGCCGGTGCTCCTGCCCGACAACGACCTCGACTGGGCCCTCTACGAAGGGCCCGAGCGGCTCGCGAAGGCAGGCCGCGGGCTGCTCGAACCGGTCGGCGAACGCCTCGGGCCCGAGGCCGTGTGCGCGGCGGACACGGTCCTCCTGCCGGGCCTCGCCGTCGACGCGCGCGGCATGCGGCTCGGGCGGGGCGGCGGCTCGTACGACCGGGTGCTCGCCCGGCTCGTACGCGCCGGGGCGCAGCCGGCCCTCGTGGTGCTCCTCTACGCGAACGAGGTGGTCGCGCGGGTCCCGGAGGAACCGCACGACCACCCCGTGCACGCGGTGGTGACCCCGGAGGGGGTCCGGCGCTTCGCGCCCTGA